GAGAGTATCTCGTGCAGGTCGATCGTCCGTTCGACCAATCGTTCCTGGACCGCATGGCCGGCGGAGTCGACATTCTCGGAAGCGCCACGAGGCCCTGTCGGATGGCGCGTGTCGGGCGTGATCGGTTTGGCATCATCCTGACCGAGGGACGGAATCGGCAGATCAGGCGGATGTGTCACGCGCTTGGCTATCGGGTGATACAACTGCATCGCACGCGGATCATGCACATCACGGTGAAAGGGTTGAGGGCTGGGGAGTGGAAAGAACTCACGCGTGAAGAGCGAGAGCAGTTGTTCGCGGCAGTGGGGCGGGGTGCCGGCTGATGCGGCTCTGGATTGTGGCGCGTGTGCGACCGATGGAGTGATGTCCGCGCAACTGTGCCGGGGATGAAGGCCGTTCCGGTCGTGGGAAGAGCCGCTAACTCAGCAACTCCTGCCTGGCGCTCCGGACGAGAGCAAGGACGGCCGGGTGCTTCAGCCGTCGTTCCACCGTGATCGCATAGAAATGTTGCTTGAGGTTATCCAATTGTCCGACCACCTGCACTCGGTATTGGCGGCAGATCTCCTTTTCGATCACGGACACCCCGGGGAAGATCCCATAGCCGTCCTGGCCAAAGGCCTTGAGAGTCGCGCTGTCGTCGAACTCGCCCACGATGTTCGGGCGCAGCCCGTGGTTGACCAGCCATTGGTCGACCAGCCGCCGAAGCACGGCATTGGATGTCGGGAGGAGCAGAGGCGCGCCGGTCAATGATTGCGGAAACCCCCGACGATACTGCGTGGCCAATTTCGACGTGGCAAACAACGTCACGCCCGATTCGCCCAAGGGATGACTGTAGGTGTGTTCCTTGACGCTCGAGGGGGTTGGTGTGTCGGCGATCACCAGATCCGATCGATGGGCCATCAGATCCGTCAAGAGTTGGCGAAATTTGTCTTCTTGGCAGATCAGGCGAGTCGGCCGATACAATTTCAGAGCCGACTTGAGGAGTTGGGTGGCCAGCGGTTTCGGGACGGCGTCCGAGATGCCCACGACCAGTCGGGCAGGATGCCCGTTTGCCTGGCCTTTGACCGTGTTCATGAGCTCTTGACCGGTCGAAAAGATGTCTTCGGCGTATTTGAACACCAATTGTCCCATCTCCGTCAATGCGAGCCGTCGCCCTGTTCGGATGAACAACTTCTCGCCCAAGGTATTTTCCAACTGACCGATTTGTCCGCTGATCGTGGGTTGAGCCAAGCGGAGTTCTTCGCACGCTTTCGTCATGGTGCCGTGCTTGGCGACGGACCAGAAATACAAGAGATGATGATAGTTCAACCAATCCATGCGGCCCTCTTCGGTAAGTCGGAGGCGCTACTATACATAGAAATTACCGATATCTCCAATCCGCTTTATCTATTTTTAAAAAAGAAGGGGAGGTTGCTAGTGTTGGCGCCGTCCGCCGAATGTATACGAGAGGAGCATCCTTCATGATCGCTCTGGTATTGGCCCTTGTGACTCTCCTGCCAATGACCGCACTGGCGGAACCGATTCAGGATTCCAGTTCATTGAAAGCGCAGTCGACTCGCACCGCTCCACTGACCATCGGTGAAGTGCTGGCCAGAATCGAGTTAACCCACCCCCTGCTTCAGGCGACCGGAGCCGAGCGAACCAAGGCTCGGGCGAAAATCCTAAAGGCGCTCGGGGCCTGGGAACCGCAGTTCAAGAACAATGTGGAGGCCCAGCGGTATGAAACCTGGAATCTCACCACGGCTCCCACCCCCGGCTTGAACTTTTCCCCCTGTGAATCAGATCGAAGTACAGCGACTCGTCCTTGCAACGGCATACAGCCACAGGTATTGACGGGGGGCTATAACGATACCAAGCTCGATGTCGGGCATCCTTGGGGCTTCCGGGTCCAAGCCGGGCTCCGTAACGGCTTTGGGGATCGCAGCAACCAAATTATTGCTGTTATCCCGGATATGCAGGCCTTCTATCGGCAGCAGCAAATCATCCTCAGTGGGTCGTTTCAGTTGCTGCGCGGCCTGATGATCAACGAAGAGTATGCCGCGTATCAACAGGCCGAACTTTCGGGGCCGCAGGCGGAGATCAAAGTGGCGCAGAAACGGCAGGATCTCTATCTCGCCGGGGCCGTGCAGTACTGGGATTGGCAGATCGCCGTCAAACAGGCCGAGGTGGTGAGGCGCGCCCTGGCCGTGGCCGAAGACCGCCTGGTCCAGGTCGAAGGGCTCGCCAAGGGTGGAAGAGTCTCGCCGCTCGATGTCGTCGAGGTGAACCAAGAGGTGCAGAAGCGGCGAGCGGCGGCGATCGCCGCGCAACGGAAGGTGGAGTATGAGCAGTATAAACTGTCCCTCTTTCTCTGGGAGAAGAACGAGCCGGTAACCCCGCGACCGGAATGGGCGCCGGAGTTCCAGGGCGAAACGCCGCTCCCGACCGAAGACGAGGTTACGGCTTATAAAGTGGAGGCGAAAGAAGATCGACCGGAAGTGCGGGACCTCTACATCGAAGCCAAGATGAACAATGTCGATCTCAAGCTCGCCAAGAACAAACTGCTCCCGTCGTTGTCTCTTGAGGGAGGGCCGACCCCCGGCGCCGTGGATTGGATTGTGGGAATCGGCTACCGGACCGGAGTGCACTTCGAGATGCCGCTGTTCCAGCGGGAAGGGCGGGGGAAGGTCATGGCCGCGGAAGTGGTCCAGCAACAATTGGCGTTGAAACAACAATATACCGAGCAGCAAGTCAGCCTCGACGTGGATAACTGGCTCTCGGCGATCGTACGGGCCCGAGACCGAGTGACGGCGGCGACGGAAGCGCTGCGGCTGGCCAAGACATTGGAAGAAGGCGAGCGGACCCGGTTCAATATGGGGGCGACCACTGTGCTGTTCGTCAATCTCCGGGAGCGCAACGTGGTGGAATCGGCGTATCAGCTGTATCGGGCCCAGGCCGACTACGCCGTGGCGCGTGGAGGGATGCTGTGGGCCAGGGGCCTCTTGTCGAAGCCCTGGCCGACTGAATCAGTGACGAAGTATGGAGATCCGCTGACGGCGGCCGGTGCCTATGGGTTTCAAGGACCGGGCCGCGATTAATCCGGGCATAAGGAGCATGCTTCGATGGCCTTGTTAGTACTCGCGATTCTGCTCTTACTTCCTGTGACGACCGTGGCTGAACCGGTGCACGATTCCAGCGCATTGAAGGCGCAGTCTGTCCGCACCGAGCCTCTGTCCATCAGCGAAGTGCTCGCCCGTATTGAGCTGACCCATCCCCTCCTCCGGGCCCAGGGCGTCGAGCGGATCCAGGCCAGGGCGAAGATTCTGAAGGCGCTCGGGGCCTGGGAACCGACGTTCAAGAATATTACGCAGGTGGCTCGTATTCAAATTTGGAACTTCCTGTATAACCCCGATGTGGGGACGGGGGGGTTTAACGACAGCAAGCTCGAGGTCGGGCATCCCTGGGGCTTCCGGGTCCTGGGAGGAATCCGTAACGGCTTTGGGGATCTCCCCATTACCGGGACGCCTGGCATCAGTGGTTTGGCAGCAGGGACAGTCGCGGTCATCCCCGATGTAAAGCTCTTCTATCCGCAGCAGCAAATGATCTTCGGCGGGTCGTTTCCTCTGCTGCGCGGCCTCATGGTCAACGATGAGTACGCCGATTTTCAAAAGGCCGAACTCGCGGGGCCGCAAGCGGAGATCGCGGTGGCGCAGAAACGGCAAGATCTCTATCTCGCCGGGGCCGTCCAATATTGGGATTGGCAGGTGGCTGTGAAGCAGGCAGAAGTGCAAAAACGGACATTGGCCGTCGCGGAAGAACGCCTCACTCAGGTGCAAGGACTCGCCAAGGGCGGGAAGGTCGCGCCTCTTGATGTGATCGAGGTGAATCAAGAGGTTCAGACCAGACGAGAGGCGGCGATCGCTGCGCAACGGCAGGTGGAGTATGAGCAGTATAAGCTGTCCCTCTTTCTTTGGGAGAACGGCGAGCCTGTGACCCCACGCCCGGAATGGGCGCCGGAGTTCCAGGGTGAGACACCCTTGCCGACTGAACAAGAAATCGCGGCCTATAAAGTGGAGGCGAAAGAGGATCGGCCGGAAGTACGGGACCTCTATATTGAAGCCAAGATGAACAATATCGACATCAAGCTGGCCAAGAACAAACTGCTCCCGAAGTTGAATTTTGACGGGGGACGAATGGATGCTCCCGCGGATTGGATTGTGGGTGTGGGGTATAGATATGGAATGCAGTTTGAGATGTCCTTGTTCCAGCGGGAAGCGCGTGGGAAAGTCCTGTACGCGGAGGCGGACCAGCAACAATTGGCCTTCAAGCAGCTGTACACCGAGCAACAAGTCAGCATCGACGTGGATAACTGGCTCTCGGCGATCGTGCGGGCCCGAGACCGGGTGAAGGCGGCGACGGAAGCGTTGCGGTTGGCCAAGACGTTGGAAGAAGGTGAGCGGACCAGATTCAATATGGGGGCGACCACCGTCCTGTTCGTCAACATCCGGGAGCGCAACGTGGTGGCGTCAGCGTACGAATTGTATCGGGCCCAAGCCGACTACGCGGTGGCGCGTGGAGGGATGCTGTGGGCTAAGGGCGCCCTGTCGAAGCCGTGGCCCGAAAGCGAGCTGGCCAAGTACGGGAATCCCCTGAGCGCGGCTGGTGCGTACGGCTCCACTAAGCAACCTGGACGCGATTAATTCAGCAACAAAGGAGCATCCTTCCTTGATTCTTCTATTGTTGTTCTCGTTGATGATGGTGCCGGCGACCGTAATGGCAGAAACCCAGGCCGCGGCGAGTTCGTCACGCGCCGAATCGGTGCGCACCGCCCCCTTGACCATTGAAGAAGTGCTCGCCCGGATCGAACTGACCCATCCGCTGCTTCGGGCCACCGGATTGGAACGCTCGCAGGCTCGGGCGAAAATTTTAAAAGCGTTGGCAGCGTGGGAGCCGAAGTTTCGGAACGAGGTCGAGGTTGATCGGTTTACAAACTTTAATCTGACAAACGTCGGCGGCGTGCCGAATACCCTGACTGGTGGCTATAGCGATTCCATGCTCAAGATCGGGCATCCCTGGGGCTTTGAGGTCTTTGGTGGCATCCGTAACGGCTTTGGCGATCACGCAACGATCGGTATGCAGCGCGGCCTCGGCCACGAAAGTTCCGCGGACTTTGGCCCGGTCGCCTTCCCTACGGATATGACACTTTTCTATACGCAACAAATGGCCATCGTCGGCGGTTCGTTTAATCTGCTCCGAGGATTCATGGTCAACGAAGCAAATGCCGAGTTTCAGCAAGCAGAGCTCGCCGGGCCGCAAGCCGAGGTGAAGGTGGCTCAGAAACGGCAAGACCTTTATCTCGCCGGGGCCGTCCAATACTGGGACTGGCAGGTTGCCGTCAAGCAAGCCGATGTGGTGAAGCGTACGCTGGCCGTCGCGGAGGAGCGCTATCGCATGGTGGAGGGGAGATCCAAAGCCGGCGCGGTTGCTCCGATCGACGTGGTGGAAGCCCGAGAAGAAGTTCAGCGGCGTCGAGAGGCGGCCATTTATGCGCAACGAAAGGTCGAGTATGAGCAATATAAGCTGGCGCTCTTTCTCTGGGAAAACGGCCAACCTGTAACACCTCGCCCTGAATGGGCCCCGGAATTCCAGGGGGAAACGCCGTTGCCGAGCGAAGAGGATGTGGCGGCCTTTAAGGTGGAAGCCACTGAGGATCGACCGGAAGTACGCGACCTCTACATTGAAGCCAGATTGAACAATATCGAACTGAAACTTGCGAAGAATAGCCTGCTTCCCAAGCTACAGGTTGAGGGAGGACCGGCGGTGGGCGGTATCTATTGGATCGGAGGATTCGGCTACCGGGTGGGGACTCTCTTCAGTATGCCGTTGTTCAATCGAGGCGCACGAGGGAAGGTCCTTCACGCGGAAGCGCAGCAGCAACGATTGGCGTATAAGCAGGCCTATACCGAAAAGCAGGTTGCGGTCGACGTTGATAACTGGCTCTCGGCCATCGTGCGGGCGCGAGATCGAGTGAAGGCCTCGACAGAGGCTCTGCGCTTGGCCAAGACTTTAGAAGAAGGCGAACGAGCCCGGTTTAACATGGGAGCGACGAGTGTGCTCTTTGTCAACCTCCGAGAGCGCGCCGTGGTCGAAGCGGCCTATGAACTCTACCGGGCCCAAGCCGATTATGCGGTCTCTCGTGGGGGGATGTTATGGGCGAGAGGGGCGCTGTCGAAACCTGTTTCCGAACGTGTCTTAAGCAAGTATGGGGATCCCCTGCAGGCCGCCGGCTCGTCCGGCCACAAAGCGTCGGGACGTGATTAACGTTGGTGGGGCAGGATAGTTCATTCGGTGGATTGGCTCTCGAAACAGAAACATGGTTATGTAGACCCGTTATTTGAGTTCAGTAAGGGGCGGATCAATCACATTCTGAATTATTACTGGGGGTGGTCATGAAAGAACCTCAGGGCGAAGGTTCCAAGGGCCTGTTCGAAGCACTGATGAAGCAGTTGTCCGTGGCCATGCGGGCTGAGAAAAAAATCATGAGTTTGATTTTTTCTTACGCGCTGGCCGTCGGGTTCTTTTCTCTTATCATCCCATTGACCGTACAGGAACTGGTCAGCACCTTTTCCTATGCGGTTCAGCCGGTCATGATCTGGACGTTGACCGGCATTATGCTGCTGGTGCTGTTGTTTGTCGGCCTCTTCAAGACATTCCATTTCTACGCGGTGGATGTCGTGCAACGCCGGATCTTTGCGCGAGTCACGGTTGCGATGGTTGAACAGCTTCCACGGAATCGTTTTAAAGGGGCGCGGCCGGAAATTGCGAATTACTTCATTGAAACGGTCTTCATGCAACGTGCCCTGTCCACGCTGCTGATCGATCTTATCAATGTCGTGGTGGGCGGTACGGTCGGTATGATCATGCTGGTGGTCTACCATCCCTATTTTCTCATGTACAACCTCCTGCTCATGGCGGGATTTGCGATCACGTTTTTCGTGCTCTCGCGTGGTGCCCTCCGGACGACTCTCGCCATGTCTCACGCGAAGTACGACGTCTTCAATTTCATTCAAGAGGTGTCGAAGAATGCCCTACAGCTGAAGGCCACTGACAGCCGCCCGTTTCTCATGAACAAAGCGAACGATCTCGTCGGTCGGTATGTGGAAACTCGGAAGGCGCGGTTCGCGGTTCTCGTGCGGCAATATTTGGGTTCAGTGGGCGGACAAGCTATCGCGCAAGCCGGTGCGCTGGGCATCGCAGCCTCGCTCATGGCGTCCGGGCAATTGACGCTGGGGCAGTTAGTCGCTGTTCAAGCGGTCGTGAGCGCGCTCGTCATCAATTTCGACTCCCTGATCAAGAACATGGGGGCTGTGTACTATTTCTTCGCGTCACTGACACACCTTGATGAGGTCTTCAGCCAGGAGCAAGATCACATCTCAACTGAATCAGTCGTGGCACTGCCGAAGCACTTGACTCAAGGTGTCCGGGTTACCTGCAAAGGTGTCAGTTTGGTTCACGGCGGGGTGTCCGTATTCGATGGTTTCAATCTGGATGTCGCGCCGGGCGAGAAGCTCGGCATCTACGCTCGGACAACGGCGGCCAAGACGGCCTTGGCCAGAGTGTTGGGTGGCCTCGAAGTTCCAACGAACGGCGTCGTTCAGTACAATGGGGTCGACCTCCGCTATATCGAAGGGGGTGCCATCAACCAGTGCCGCAGTGTCATGATCGACTCTCAGTTATCGTTGGTGAGGGGGACGATCGAAGAAAATATCGTCATGGGACGCTCCTACGTCACGTATGACGATCTCAACTGGGCGCTCCGTTTCACTGAACTTGAAGAAGATGTCGAGGGGTTGCCACGCGGGGTCAAGTCCGATGTCTCTGCGCTGGGCGAATCTCTCTCGCCGACCCACATTGTGCAGATCCTCCTAGCCAGAGCCATCTTAGGACGTCCGCAAGTCCTTATATTTGATGGTCTCATTCACTCGCTCGAGCCGTCGTTGCGCGAGCGTATTCTGCGGCGGCTGTGCTCGAAGGACGAAGCATGGTCCGTGATTTTCGTCTCGACGGATCCCAATCTTACGGATCATGCGGATCGTCGTATCATGTTGCATCATGCCCATGCGTAAGCGATTGGAATGGAAAATCAACACCGGTAAATTAATGGAGGCTCCATGGCTAGCCTAGGTCGCGGTCTCGAAAACAGTGGCGAACGTGCGCTGGTCCGGCGGGGGGTCGGCTTAGAGGCGATCACCATCGAACAGGGACCGGCATTGGGCAAGTTACCATGCTGGGAGGCGGTACAGATTCCCGGCGGAATGTTTACGGCTTCTCGTGCGATTCTGACGATTCTGTTGCTCTTTCTGATCGTCCTCGAATTCGTGCCCTGGACACAAACTATTCAGGCATCCGGGAAAGTGTCGGCGTACACGCCTTATGACCGTCCCCAGCAGATTGAGTCTCGGATTACAGGCCGTGTCAAGGCCTGGCATATTTACGAAGGAGTCAAAGTCAAAAAGGGCGAGCTTGTCGGCGAATTAGAAGATTACGATCCGACCTTTATGGCCCCCGAAATTCTCCCCCTCTTCGAACAACGTAAGGTAGCCTTGGAGCAAACGCGTCAGGCAGCCCTGGCCAGAGCCGACCAGCTGAATAAAAGAATAGGGGAGATGAAAAAATTAGTGCAGGCAGCCGTGCCCTCGGCGGAGGCTCGTGTGGTGGAGGCAGACAATAAGGTGCGCGAGGCTCAACAGAAGGTTGAGCAGTATAAGATTGACGTGCACACGGCTCAACTCAATGTCGACCGTCATCGACAACTTGTCCGGGACGGACTGGTTTCACAGCGGGAACTCGAGCTCACGATCCAGACTGAAATCGGCACCAAGGCCGGTCTGCAGGCGGCACAGGCCAGTTTGTCGGCTGCCGAGCAGTCTCGGTCAGCCTTGAGCTTCGGTCGTGATCAAATCACTGCGGATGTACAACAACGCCTCATGGATGCAATCGCCTCTCGGGATTCTGCAGTGGCGGAGGCGGCCAAGGCTACGGAGCAATTAGCGGATATCTCCTACCGACAACAGGGAGTCCAGCAACGTATTGAGGCTGCAAAGCTGTTTGCACCGATGGACGGCACGGTCGTCAAGATGGCAAAAGTCGGTATCAATGAGACGGTCAAGCAGGGAGAAAACCTGGTCACTATTTCTCCATTAGCATCTGATCCGGCCATCGAAATGACGGCGGAAGGATTGGATTCTCCGCTTTTGAAGCCTGGGCGAAAGGTTCGAATCCTCTTTTTCGGAGTCCCGGCCATCCCATTGCCGGCTTGGCCTGGGTTGATGGCAGGCACACGTGGGGGCGTGATCAAGGTCGTTGACCAGATTGACGATGGAAAAGGCAACTACCGGTTCTGGGTCGTTCCTGATCCAGAAGACCCTCAGCCATGGCCTGAACAGACACAGGTGCGGCAGGGTACAAAAGTGTTGGGCTGGGTGATCATGAATCGTGTTCCTCTGTGGTATGAATTGTGGCGGCGCTTTAACTTCTTCCCGCCGGACTATTTGGAGCGCGAGCCCAGTGTGTTTGAAATGTTCGCACCCAAAGTAGCAGCACCGGGCGGTAAGTAGTCGATCGTATGCCGCACCATCGGTGCGGCACACGAGTTCTCCTCCTTAAAGATGGCGCAGGGGGATCCCCCTGCGCCATCTTTTCGATCAGCGATCGCGACAGACTTCCTCCCTGTCAATTCTCCAATGGCATTTCAGTTTTTCAACAAGCCACTATCGTACCTCTATGCCGTGCGTCAGTCTTGTTGTGGAAGTCAGCGCACACTGTTGTGGCGTTATCCCGCTCAGCCGTCCAAAGCGAGAGCCAGAGAGCGAGGGATTCCATCAGGGTACTTGGTACGACTCCAATCTCCTTGACCCAATCAGATGGAGTCGCTAAGGTGCCATTAATTTTCTCTGGAGAGAAAAGGCCTGATGGAACATAACGGAGAGGTAGACGATGGCCAGAAAACAGCGGGCAGCAAGCCGGTCTCGGCAGCAGGCAAGCCGTGAGATCACGAGCCGCAAGCCGCTTGTCGGGATCTTGGGCGGAAGCAAATCGGATTTTCCCGTTTTACAAAAATCCAAGGCGATATTAGACGAGCTCAATATTCCCAATGAACTTCTCGTTGTTTCTGCGCATCGAACGCCGGACCGTCTCTTCGAGTACGCTACAAGCGCTCCTGGCCGCGGGATCAAAGTGATCATTGCGGGGGCCGGAGGAGCGGCTCACCTTCCTGGTATGTTGGCAGCCAAGACGCACCTTCCGGTGATTGGAGTGCCGATTCCCACGGAACACCTGCGCGGCCTCGATTCCTTGTTGTCAATCGTCCAGATGCCCAAAGGCATTCCCGTAGCCACCGTGGCGATCGGAGGTGCCGAGAATGCAGGGCTCCTTGCTGGACAGATTTTGGCAGGAAGCCATCCTGAAATTGCACAAACCATTAAGCGCTATCGGACCGCTCAAACGAAGAGCGTTCTCGATTCTCCTGAGGCCGGAGGCACAAGTCTCGGCCACCTCAGAGCGAGCGGACTAAGCCGACGGCCGTGATAGAGCGAGTTCTTAAGCCTGGCTCGACGCTGGGAGTACTGGGTGGAGGACAGTTGGGGGCGATGTTCGTCACCGCTGCCCACCGCATGGGCTATCAGGTGGCGGTCTGGGATCCGGATATCGACGCGCCCGCCCATCGGCTTGCCACCCACTCATTTGCAACGTCTTTTTCCGATCTTGGCACCCGCGACCAATTTTCCAGTATCGTCGATGCCGTTACTCTGGAATGGGAAAATGTCCCGGCGGGGCTCTGTGAATGGCTGGAAACGCGCTGCCCGATGCGACCTTCCGGAGCTGTGCTCAAGATCCTCCAAGACCGGATTGAACAGAAGCAATACTTGTCGTCACGGCAGCTCGCTGTTCCCGCGTTTGCCATCGTTGAATCGGCCTCTCAACTGCTCTCAGCAGTCGACCGTCTCGGCCTCCCTGCCGTCTGCAAGACCGCCACGAGTGGGTACGACGGGAAAGGTCAGTGGCTCCTCCGAGAGTCCTCGGATGTTCAGGAGATCGAACATATCTTGGGAACAGTCAAGTCTGGTCGGCGATGGATTCTCGAACAGTTCATTGACTATGTCCGAGAGCTCTCGGTGCTCGTCGTGCGAAGCGAATGCGGGGCGTCCTGTGTGTACCCGGTGGTGGAGAATCGGCATGAGCTGGGCATCTTGCGAGAGACCCGTGTACCCGCAGCTATTCCCCTTGAGGTTGCCGAGCGGGCAACAGAACTCTCGAGGCAAGCCGTCACGGCGTTACAGGGTGTAGGAGTCTTCTGTGTGGAACTCTTTCAAGCCCATGATGGTTCGCTCCTCATTAATGAGATCGCGCCTCGCCCTCACAACTCGGGCCACTATACGTTGGACGTCTGTACGGTATCTCAATTCGAACAACAGGTACGCGTGACCAGTGGGCTTCCATTGGGAGAAACAAGATTGTTGAGCCCCGCGGTTATGATCAACCTCATTGGCGAGGAAGTGACCGCTGTAACATCCAGCGAAGGATCTTACGCACTCTGTTCAACCGCAGGGGCTGTGCTTCATCTGTACGGTAAGCGGATGATTCGTCCTGGTAGAAAGATGGGGCATGTGACCGTTACCGCGCCTCAAGCTGCCACAGCCGCAGAAGCGGCTCGTCAGTTCATTGCACGCGTCCGACGACCTGCCTAAGCTCGTTCCGATCCTTTACGCCTATATTGGTCAAAAAGGCTTCTGCCGATTCTCGCAGGTACGTTTTCATGAAGGCCACGTCGACCGGCCAGGTGAAAAAAACCGCACATCTTTCCGTTTGAAGAAGCCGATGAGCGTCATCCCCGCGATGAATCCACCGATATGAGCAAAAAAAGCGACACCACCTCCAGCAGCTCCCACGCTCATGCCCCCGCTGATCAGCTGCGTGACAAACCACATGCCGAGAACGATGCCCGCTGCTACTCTGGTCATTCCGATCGCCGGCAGCAAAACCAGCACATGAGCGCGTGGAAATAACAGCAGATAGGCGCCGAGTACAGCCGAAATGGCCCCGCTAGCCCCCACCATCGGGATTTGGGAGGAGGGGTCGGTTAAGGCATGGCTCAGCGCAGCCAGGATACCGCAGAGGAGATAGAAGACGGTGAATTTCACGTGGCCCATCACATCTTCGATGTTATTGCCGAAAATCCAGAGGTAGAGCATGTTCCCGAGTAGATGCATCCAGCCTCCGTGAAGAAACATGCTGCTTACCAGCGTCAGGGATGCCGGCAAGGCAACGGCTTCGTCGGGAAGCGAAGCCTGGCCAAAGACAATGGCAGGGATGGCGCCGTATTGAAACGCAAAGAGCTCGGCGGCCTCCTGAGGAAGATTCGTTTGATAGAGAAACACAGTGACACAGATGCCGATAAAGATCATCGTGACGATGGGAATCCGTTGGGTGGGATTATCGTCGTGGAGAGGAATCATGAGGGTCCACAGCTATGGCGTTTGGCGATGACCGTGAATCATACGAGGCAATCTAGGATCATTCGGAGGAGTCCCATCCCTCTCCAGCAGAACGGAAAAGCCGGCTGCATGGGTATGGCCCCCGCCGCCAAACGAGGCGGCAATGGTTCCAACATCCGTCCCGTCGGCTCGAGAGCGCATGCTGAAATAGCGACGACCATCGCGGTCATGCCAGATCAGGCAAAAGGGATGATGCGGCGAGAGCCGCTCGCCGATTTGACTCGTCAGAATGGCGCTTTGCACGGAGGGAACGACCGCTCCCTGAAATTCAACGAGAGCGGCTTGTGCCGCGAGTTTACCGACCAGTTCCTGTTCATACCGTAAAATGGCTCGGCCTTCCTGTTGGAGCGTCGACTGAGTAAAGCGTTCCCATACGTTGAAATCAAATGGGTAGGAGGCCAATGCCGCGTTGATTTCGCGACTGTCCGGCAAAGCCCAGGTCCATAAATCCTTGTCCTGAATATATTGCAGCAACCATGGAGCCGGCGTCCCGTGGGCCCATTCCCAGCTCAGAACGGCACCGGACTTTGTTTGATCGAAGTATGCGTTTGAAAAGC
Above is a genomic segment from Candidatus Nitrospira nitrificans containing:
- a CDS encoding ATP-binding cassette domain-containing protein, giving the protein MKEPQGEGSKGLFEALMKQLSVAMRAEKKIMSLIFSYALAVGFFSLIIPLTVQELVSTFSYAVQPVMIWTLTGIMLLVLLFVGLFKTFHFYAVDVVQRRIFARVTVAMVEQLPRNRFKGARPEIANYFIETVFMQRALSTLLIDLINVVVGGTVGMIMLVVYHPYFLMYNLLLMAGFAITFFVLSRGALRTTLAMSHAKYDVFNFIQEVSKNALQLKATDSRPFLMNKANDLVGRYVETRKARFAVLVRQYLGSVGGQAIAQAGALGIAASLMASGQLTLGQLVAVQAVVSALVINFDSLIKNMGAVYYFFASLTHLDEVFSQEQDHISTESVVALPKHLTQGVRVTCKGVSLVHGGVSVFDGFNLDVAPGEKLGIYARTTAAKTALARVLGGLEVPTNGVVQYNGVDLRYIEGGAINQCRSVMIDSQLSLVRGTIEENIVMGRSYVTYDDLNWALRFTELEEDVEGLPRGVKSDVSALGESLSPTHIVQILLARAILGRPQVLIFDGLIHSLEPSLRERILRRLCSKDEAWSVIFVSTDPNLTDHADRRIMLHHAHA
- a CDS encoding TolC family protein; the encoded protein is MIALVLALVTLLPMTALAEPIQDSSSLKAQSTRTAPLTIGEVLARIELTHPLLQATGAERTKARAKILKALGAWEPQFKNNVEAQRYETWNLTTAPTPGLNFSPCESDRSTATRPCNGIQPQVLTGGYNDTKLDVGHPWGFRVQAGLRNGFGDRSNQIIAVIPDMQAFYRQQQIILSGSFQLLRGLMINEEYAAYQQAELSGPQAEIKVAQKRQDLYLAGAVQYWDWQIAVKQAEVVRRALAVAEDRLVQVEGLAKGGRVSPLDVVEVNQEVQKRRAAAIAAQRKVEYEQYKLSLFLWEKNEPVTPRPEWAPEFQGETPLPTEDEVTAYKVEAKEDRPEVRDLYIEAKMNNVDLKLAKNKLLPSLSLEGGPTPGAVDWIVGIGYRTGVHFEMPLFQREGRGKVMAAEVVQQQLALKQQYTEQQVSLDVDNWLSAIVRARDRVTAATEALRLAKTLEEGERTRFNMGATTVLFVNLRERNVVESAYQLYRAQADYAVARGGMLWARGLLSKPWPTESVTKYGDPLTAAGAYGFQGPGRD
- a CDS encoding TolC family protein, giving the protein MALLVLAILLLLPVTTVAEPVHDSSALKAQSVRTEPLSISEVLARIELTHPLLRAQGVERIQARAKILKALGAWEPTFKNITQVARIQIWNFLYNPDVGTGGFNDSKLEVGHPWGFRVLGGIRNGFGDLPITGTPGISGLAAGTVAVIPDVKLFYPQQQMIFGGSFPLLRGLMVNDEYADFQKAELAGPQAEIAVAQKRQDLYLAGAVQYWDWQVAVKQAEVQKRTLAVAEERLTQVQGLAKGGKVAPLDVIEVNQEVQTRREAAIAAQRQVEYEQYKLSLFLWENGEPVTPRPEWAPEFQGETPLPTEQEIAAYKVEAKEDRPEVRDLYIEAKMNNIDIKLAKNKLLPKLNFDGGRMDAPADWIVGVGYRYGMQFEMSLFQREARGKVLYAEADQQQLAFKQLYTEQQVSIDVDNWLSAIVRARDRVKAATEALRLAKTLEEGERTRFNMGATTVLFVNIRERNVVASAYELYRAQADYAVARGGMLWAKGALSKPWPESELAKYGNPLSAAGAYGSTKQPGRD
- the nhaR gene encoding transcriptional activator NhaR, whose protein sequence is MDWLNYHHLLYFWSVAKHGTMTKACEELRLAQPTISGQIGQLENTLGEKLFIRTGRRLALTEMGQLVFKYAEDIFSTGQELMNTVKGQANGHPARLVVGISDAVPKPLATQLLKSALKLYRPTRLICQEDKFRQLLTDLMAHRSDLVIADTPTPSSVKEHTYSHPLGESGVTLFATSKLATQYRRGFPQSLTGAPLLLPTSNAVLRRLVDQWLVNHGLRPNIVGEFDDSATLKAFGQDGYGIFPGVSVIEKEICRQYRVQVVGQLDNLKQHFYAITVERRLKHPAVLALVRSARQELLS
- a CDS encoding TolC family protein, which encodes MILLLLFSLMMVPATVMAETQAAASSSRAESVRTAPLTIEEVLARIELTHPLLRATGLERSQARAKILKALAAWEPKFRNEVEVDRFTNFNLTNVGGVPNTLTGGYSDSMLKIGHPWGFEVFGGIRNGFGDHATIGMQRGLGHESSADFGPVAFPTDMTLFYTQQMAIVGGSFNLLRGFMVNEANAEFQQAELAGPQAEVKVAQKRQDLYLAGAVQYWDWQVAVKQADVVKRTLAVAEERYRMVEGRSKAGAVAPIDVVEAREEVQRRREAAIYAQRKVEYEQYKLALFLWENGQPVTPRPEWAPEFQGETPLPSEEDVAAFKVEATEDRPEVRDLYIEARLNNIELKLAKNSLLPKLQVEGGPAVGGIYWIGGFGYRVGTLFSMPLFNRGARGKVLHAEAQQQRLAYKQAYTEKQVAVDVDNWLSAIVRARDRVKASTEALRLAKTLEEGERARFNMGATSVLFVNLRERAVVEAAYELYRAQADYAVSRGGMLWARGALSKPVSERVLSKYGDPLQAAGSSGHKASGRD